GCACGATGGCAGAGGGCTGGAGGGGGAAATGGGTGGGGCCAGGgacaaggaagagagaagggtcTGCGCTCTGGGCTCCCCCTTACCCGTCTCCCGGCTCTTTCTGGGTAACCCCTCAGCCAGACCCTTCtgcccctctcttctccttcgcCAAGTAAAGGCTAGGCTCGGGGCCTGAAGGGGCGTGGCCAACAGAACCCGAGCCACAGCCAATCCCAGCCGGGTCCTTGGCTCGGAGGAGGAAGTGGGTGTGGCGACGGAGAGGGGCGTGGCTTGACGGTTTAGAGCGACTCGTCGGAACCAGTCCCGACCCGGGAGGCGAAGCTAACTCCCTACCTGGGCCCGGGTGCATCCCGCTCGGCACCTCTCGGCTGCTCCGCGTATAAAATGGAGGGAGCCCGGGCGGCGTCGGGGGAAGACCAAGACGGAGCCGAGTTCCCAATGGAGCCCTTGGGAAGCCGGGTCCCGGAGCTGGAGCAGCCCCAGGTCCCCGCGGCGGAAAGACGCCCTGAGAGTCCCGAGAGCAGCCCGAGTCTGGCTTCCGCAGTGAAGGAGGAGGCGGGCGCGGGCCAGGACCTGTCGGGCGGGAAGAAGCTGCCCTCGCCTCGACCCGCGCCCCTGCGGTTGCTGCCATCCAGCCCGGGCTACAGCGCCTTCCGCCGTCAGGAGTCGGCCAGCCCGGAGCTGCCGTCGCCGGGCCCAGCCGCGGCTGAGCAGCCCCGGGACGGCGAGACGCCGGGGGCAGAGCAGATGCTCAGGGCCGCGCCCGGTGAGCCGGCTCGGGGCGCCTGGGCCCCCATGGAACTGCAGGTGGACGTGCGCGTGAAGTCCGTGGGCGCGGCCGGCAGCAGCTGCGCGCCCTCGCCGGCGCCCTCCACGCGCTTCCTCACCGTCCCGGTGCCGGAATCGCCGGCCTTCTCCCATCACGCCTCCCCAGCGCACCCGCTCCTGCGGCTGACCCCGTCTCCGGGAGGCACCTGGGGCCGTGGCACGCCGCTGGCCGCAGCCCGGACGGAGCGCGACCTCGACGCCGAGGGTTGGGCCGGTCCCGCCGAGGGGCGCGCGGAGTCCCCGGGCTCCCCCACgtgccg
The genomic region above belongs to Lagenorhynchus albirostris chromosome 8, mLagAlb1.1, whole genome shotgun sequence and contains:
- the KLRG2 gene encoding killer cell lectin-like receptor subfamily G member 2 isoform X3, with the translated sequence MEGARAASGEDQDGAEFPMEPLGSRVPELEQPQVPAAERRPESPESSPSLASAVKEEAGAGQDLSGGKKLPSPRPAPLRLLPSSPGYSAFRRQESASPELPSPGPAAAEQPRDGETPGAEQMLRAAPGEPARGAWAPMELQVDVRVKSVGAAGSSCAPSPAPSTRFLTVPVPESPAFSHHASPAHPLLRLTPSPGGTWGRGTPLAAARTERDLDAEGWAGPAEGRAESPGSPTCRCRCRCKEDAVLHAEMDGDKKLSRVIKLVGLPMYMRSLRWALAVMAVLLAVSTVAIVALASRAGARCQPCPQGWMWSMEHCYYLSAEAEAWEASQAFCSAHHATLPLLRHTQDFLSRYPVTKYSWVGARRGPQGWHWIDGTPLPPQLLPEEDQQEPDLNCGGLEGGKFVASDCASPRPWVCARGTK
- the KLRG2 gene encoding killer cell lectin-like receptor subfamily G member 2 isoform X2 produces the protein MEGARAASGEDQDGAEFPMEPLGSRVPELEQPQVPAAERRPESPESSPSLASAVKEEAGAGQDLSGGKKLPSPRPAPLRLLPSSPGYSAFRRQESASPELPSPGPAAAEQPRDGETPGAEQMLRAAPGEPARGAWAPMELQVDVRVKSVGAAGSSCAPSPAPSTRFLTVPVPESPAFSHHASPAHPLLRLTPSPGGTWGRGTPLAAARTERDLDAEGWAGPAEGRAESPGSPTCRCRCRCKEDAVLHAEMDGDKKLSRVIKLVGLPEQIPSHQVLLGGGPTRPPGLALDRWDPSATPATPGGRPARTGSQLRGPGGRQVRGFGLCLPQTLGLRQGDQVTWVLPALSLLGETRLRAGAASSPDPGLQVSPLCSGAPPRQSRERTPGAGRSHPRGRRRSAAPRLSAHLSVQLLKRICSVNLWVFLVLRFSF
- the KLRG2 gene encoding killer cell lectin-like receptor subfamily G member 2 isoform X1 — translated: MEGARAASGEDQDGAEFPMEPLGSRVPELEQPQVPAAERRPESPESSPSLASAVKEEAGAGQDLSGGKKLPSPRPAPLRLLPSSPGYSAFRRQESASPELPSPGPAAAEQPRDGETPGAEQMLRAAPGEPARGAWAPMELQVDVRVKSVGAAGSSCAPSPAPSTRFLTVPVPESPAFSHHASPAHPLLRLTPSPGGTWGRGTPLAAARTERDLDAEGWAGPAEGRAESPGSPTCRCRCRCKEDAVLHAEMDGDKKLSRVIKLVGLPMYMRSLRWALAVMAVLLAVSTVAIVALASRAGLPEQIPSHQVLLGGGPTRPPGLALDRWDPSATPATPGGRPARTGSQLRGPGGRQVRGFGLCLPQTLGLRQGDQVTWVLPALSLLGETRLRAGAASSPDPGLQVSPLCSGAPPRQSRERTPGAGRSHPRGRRRSAAPRLSAHLSVQLLKRICSVNLWVFLVLRFSF